A single Glycine soja cultivar W05 chromosome 14, ASM419377v2, whole genome shotgun sequence DNA region contains:
- the LOC114384739 gene encoding transcription factor RF2a-like, which translates to MEGVDQSNMNRNSCVFGSSSSSSSGGALRPPNRLNSNVMLINQMGVTENQKPYGIPPSHPNTNISPSSAYPQFFASQSQSNSVSQRLSSPNLSPASSHSRSLSQPSFFSLDSLPPLSPSPYKEPSFSDSISTDVSAEESLANSHAPLPNRGHALQLGHSLPPRKGHRRSSSDSPLGIADFIQSVPQSGSSKTWSDRENLASRGGNSGFEKPIQLVLKEPMKDMDCVDGFGGEPMVGRKEDDALDDLFSAYMNLDNIDGLNFSGMEDKDLDSRTSGSKTVESSDNEVESHAYGKVIGAQGAISRCSEERREGVKRSSNGDVAPGSRHRRSFSLDSSIGNFHIGDELPKLPPSQNRFGQHSPSSSIDGKTSETSMEFGNGEFSSEELKKIKENDKLAEIAMADPKRAKRILANRLSAARSKERKMRYISELELKVQTLQTETTTLSTQFTKLQMNNSELKSENNEYKLRIQALEQQSQLKDALNETLDAEVRRLRCTVAELGGESLLSSRMAQQLAISQQVFQLKEQQHPNQLRHVQVHNTHSQEQTQTQSQRHNGKATAY; encoded by the exons ATGGAAGGTGTTGATCAGAGTAATATGAATCGAAATAGTTGTGTATTtggttcatcttcatcttcatcatcaggGGGTGCTCTTAGACCCCCAAATCGATTGAATAGTAATGTTATGCTTATTAATCAAATGGGTGTTACTGAGAACCAGAAACCCTATGGTATACCACCCTCACACCCTAATACCAATATTTCACCTTCATCAGCTTATCCTCAGTTTTTTGCCTCCCAATCCCAATCCAATTCGGTTTCCCAGCGTTTGAGTTCTCCCAATTTGAGTCCTGCTTCGTCCCATTCCAGGTCTTTGTCTCAgccctcttttttctctctggATTCCTTGCCCCCATTGAGTCCTTCCCCTTATAAAGAACCTTCCTTTTCTGACTCAATTTCGACTGATGTGTCTGCTGAGGAAAGCTTGGCTAACTCTCATGCCCCCTTGCCGAATCGTGGCCACGCTCTTCAGCTTGGCCATTCTCTTCCTCCTCGTAAAGGACATAGGCGCTCTAGCAGTGATTCCCCTTTAGGAATTGCTGATTTTATTCAGTCTGTCCCTCAGTCTGGTTCCTCTAAGACTTGGAGCGACCGTGAAAATTTGGCTTCTAGGGGAGGGAACTCTGGTTTTGAGAAGCCGATTCAGTTAGTGTTAAAGGAACCAATGAAGGATATGGACTGCGTTGATGGCTTTGGTGGAGAACCTATGGTTGGGAGGAAAGAGGATGATGCACTGGATGATTTGTTTAGTGCATATATGAATTTGGACAATATTGATGGCCTGAATTTTTCTGGTATGGAAGACAAGGATTTGGATAGCAGAACTAGTGGTTCAAAAACAGTTGAGAGCAGTGATAATGAAGTTGAGAGTCATGCATATGGCAAAGTGATTGGTGCTCAAGGGGCTATTTCACGCTGTTCTGAAGAGAGGAGGGAAGGAGTGAAGAGGAGTTCTAATGGAGACGTTGCACCTGGTTCCCGACACCGGAGAAGTTTCTCATTGGACAGCTCCATAGGAAATTTTCATATTGGAGATGAATTGCCTAAGCTTCCTCCTTCGCAGAACCGATTTGGTCAACACTCGCCTAGCAGTTCAATAGATGGTAAGACATCTGAAACAAGCATGGAGTTTGGAAATGGTGAATTCAGCTCAGAGGAGCTAAAGAAAATAAAGGAGAACGATAAACTTGCTGAAATTGCCATGGCTGATCCTAAGCGTGCAAAAAG GATTTTGGCTAATCGTCTATCAGCTGCTCGCTCAAAAGAGAGGAAGATGCGGTACATTTCTGAATTAGAGCTCAAAGTTCAAACACTTCAGACTGAGACAACCACATTGTCTACTCAGTTTACCAAATTACAG ATGAATAATTCAGAGCTTAAAAGTGAGAATAATGAGTACAAATTAAGGATTCAAGCCTTGGAACAGCAGTCCCAACTGAAAGATG CTCTGAATGAGACCTTGGATGCTGAAGTGCGGCGTTTAAGATGCACGGTCGCAGAACTTGGTGGAGAGTCTCTTCTCTCAAGTCGCATGGCTCAACAGCTTGCTATTAGCCAACAAGTGTTTCAGTTAAAGGAACAGCAGCACCCTAACCAGCTTAGACATGTTCAAGTGCACAATACCCATTCCCAGGAGCAGACACAGACTCAGTCTCAGCGCCACAATGGCAAAGCTACTGCTTACTGA
- the LOC114385078 gene encoding 3-isopropylmalate dehydratase large subunit, chloroplastic-like gives MASSLLSPSFTSFLRTKDLSLSAFTSQRCFKAVPRKIIRCAIAAPQRQPSTTGSVRTAMTMTEKILARASEKAQLTPGDNVWVNVDILMTHDVCGPGSIGIFKREFGEDAKVWDREKLVIIPDHYIFTSDERANRNVDILRDFCHEQNIKYFYDIKDLSNFKVNPDYKGVCHVALAQEGHCRPGEVLLGTDSHTCTAGAFGQFATGIGNTDAGFVLGTGKLLLKVPPTLRFVMDGEMPDYLLSKDLILQIIGEITVAGATYKSMEFVGTTVESLTMEERMTLCNMVVEAGGKNGVVPADSTTFKYLEGKTSLPYEPVYSDDQARFLAEYRFDVSKLEPVVAKPHSPDNRALARECKDVKIDRVYIGSCTGGKTEDFMAAAKVFLASGKQVKVPTFLVPATQKVWMDLYSLPVPGSGGKTCSQIFEEVGCDTPASPSCGACLGGPKDTYARMNEPKVCVSTTNRNFPGRMGHKEGQIYLASPYTAAASALTGYVTDPREFL, from the exons atggcttcctctcttctctctccatCATTTACATCCTTCCTCCGCACCAAG gatctctctctctctgctttCACTTCTCAGCGATGCTTCAAAGCGGTGCCAAGGAAAATAATCCGTTGTGCTATTGCGGCGCCTCAGCGCCAACCTTCCACCACTGGATCA GTGAGGACTGCAATGACCATGACTGAGAAGATATTGGCCAGAGCTTCTGAGAAGGCACAGCTGACCCCTGGGGATAATGTTTGGGTCAATGTTGATATTTTGATGACACATGATGTGTGTGGCCCTGGTTCTATTGGGATTTTCAAGAGGGAGTTTGGCGAGGATGCCAAG GTTTGGGACCGTGAAAAGCTTGTAATAATACCTGACCACTATATTTTCACAAGTGATGAACGTGCCAATCGCAATGTAGACATATTAAGAGATTTCTGCCATGAGCAGAATATCAAGTACTTTTATGATATTAAGGATCTTAGTAATTTTAAG GTAAATCCAGACTATAAGGGTGTTTGCCATGTTGCTCTTGCTCAGGAAGGTCATTGTAGGCCAGGAGAG GTTCTCTTAGGTACTGATTCTCACACTTGTACTGCTGGAGCATTTGGTCAATTTGCTACAGGGATTGGTAATACTGATGCCGGCTTTGTGCTGGGAACTGGGAAACTTCTGCTCAAG GTGCCCCCAACTTTGAGATTTGTAATGGATGGAGAAATGCCCGATTATTTGCTTTCTAAGGATTTGATTCTgcaa ATTATTGGTGAAATAACTGTGGCTGGGGCAACATATAAATCGATGGAGTTTGTTGGTACAACCGTTGAAAGTTTAACT ATGGAAGAACGGATGACATTGTGCAACATGGTTGTTGAAGCTGGTGGAAAGAATGGTGTTGTTCCTGCTGACAGCACTACATTTAAATATCTTGAG GGCAAGACATCTCTGCCATATGAACCTGTTTATAGTGACGATCAAGCAAG ATTTCTCGCAGAGTATAGATTTGATGTCTCAAAATTGGAGCCAGTGGTGGCCAAG CCTCATTCTCCGGATAATCGTGCTTTGGCAAGAGAGTGCAAGGATGTGAAAATTGACAGAGTATACATAGGATCTTGTACAGGTGGCAAAACAGAGGATTTCATGGCTGCAGCAAAAGTTTTTCTGGCATCA GGTAAACAGGTCAAAGTTCCTACATTTCTTGTGCCTGCAACACAAAAG gtttggatGGACTTGTACTCCCTCCCTGTCCCTGGATCTGGTGGTAAGACATGCTCACAGATATTTGAAGAAGTTGGGTGTGACACACCAGCTAGTCCTAGTTGTGGTGCTTGTTTGGGTGGCCCAAAAGATACTTACGCACGCATGAATGAACCTAAG GTTTGTGTTTCAACTACGAACAGGAACTTCCCGGGCCGAATGGGACACAAGGAAGGTCAAATCTATTTGGCTTCCCCTTATACAGCTGCTGCATCTGCATTGACCGGTTATGTTACTGATCCTAGAGAGTTCTTGTAG